TTTAGGTAGACAGATAGTAGAATTTCTTCTCCTAATTTCAACTTGTTTTTTATCCTGTTTTTATACCTTTTGATTGTATTTGTCTCAATAATCAGGACTTTCGCTTGTTCAGAGATGGTGATTCCTATATAAGTAAGATAACAAACCTTCACCTCTTGAGAGGTTAGGCCAAAGGAAGAAACTATATGGCTAATATCTCCATATAATATATTGATAGCATCGTAAAGCAACAGCCAGTCTTCCTCTTTCTTGATGTGATTATATCGATGTTTCTTCAAAAGCAACAATGACTCTAAACCAACTGTCAATAATAATTCTTTTTCAGTTAATTCACTTTTAAGAGATAACTGCAATCTGAGTTTAGCTTTCAGCTCTCGATTACGCTGGATTAAATCTAGGTTCAGCTCATCTTTGTATTTCAACCTCTCCTTCAATTCAGATACTACTTTTTCTAACTGAATATCATCCTTTTTTAGTTTATCCATTTTCATGACGAGTGTTTTTTATTTGTATCCAGATTTAATGCTTCTCTATAATATAAATACACCGCAGGAGCGTCTGTCCCCACACCCCTAGGTATATTTTAACATTTCGTTCCTTCCTCATATCAAAAGGAACTTTGAAAACACTCCCCATATTCCACTTTACCGAGCAGCGTATCGAAGTCTTCTGCTGCTTCATCGCCTATAAAACAGCAGAAGACAGATTAAAATAACAAAACGCTTTCACCGGTATCCAACCATTCCGACATCAAACGATAGTATGCCGGATATTCGGCCGGAGTTATCAATTGCTTTTTCAGTTTCAAGGTACGGACAATCTTTATCTCCTTTGCCGCTTTTTTCACTGTAACTCCTACGGTACCTACCGGATTATCAATCTTCTTATCAGTCGGCAGCACTACCGGCCTCATCCCGTCAGCAACTTTCACAATACAAGTATAAGTTTCATCAGGTAAATATCTCAATAACAGATTAACCGGGCGAGTCGTATTTACAACTGTTGAACGTCCTTCATAAGCAGCCCAACCATTCCGCGCCTGTGGCAGTTCAAATTTCCGGTAACCTGCTTCCAAAGTTTTTCCGGCTTCTGCCGTCACTCGTAATGTGTCGGTTTGCGAAATAACATGGGAAACTCCTTCCAAAGTCACCGGCCGGGCGTCCATGTTGACAACAGATACAAAATCCTGTATATCGGCAATAGCATTATCAGCAACAAACAGTCTGCT
The nucleotide sequence above comes from Bacteroides caccae. Encoded proteins:
- a CDS encoding helix-turn-helix transcriptional regulator is translated as MKMDKLKKDDIQLEKVVSELKERLKYKDELNLDLIQRNRELKAKLRLQLSLKSELTEKELLLTVGLESLLLLKKHRYNHIKKEEDWLLLYDAINILYGDISHIVSSFGLTSQEVKVCYLTYIGITISEQAKVLIIETNTIKRYKNRIKNKLKLGEEILLSVYLNLNSTKINKN